The stretch of DNA GAAACTGAAAAGGACCCATCTACAGCAGAAGCACTGGAGGAAGAAGCTGAAAAGGAAAAAGAGCCTGAAGCTCCATCAGATCTCTCCCATCAGGTTGAGGCGGTCCCAGTGCCTACACCAGTAGCAGATGTGCTAGTATCAGAAGACGTGGAGGTAGCTGATGAGCCTGCGGTTGAGGTTGAAGAAGGTAATGAGACACAACCACTTGAGAAAGCTGAGCAAGATGTAATGGAAGCAGTTTTTGAGGCCGCTGATGAAAATGAAGCGCTAGTATTAGAGGACGTGGAAGAGGTAGCTTATGAGCAGGCACTTGAGGTTGGAGAACGTAATGAGACAGAACCACTTGAGAAAGCTGAGCAAGATGTAATGGAAGCAGTATTTGAGGCTGCTGATGAACACGAAGCGCTAGTATCAGAGGACGTGGAAGTGGTAGCTGGTGAGCAGGCACTTGAGGTTGAAGAACATAATGAGACAGAAGCACTTGAGAAAGCTGAGCAAGATGTAATGGAAGCAGTTTTTGAGGCTGCTGATGAAAATGAAGAAAAGAAACCAGAGGAGGAGAAAGCTGGGGTCTTCACCCCAAAACTGACTAGCGATGAAAACTCAAATTATTCGGTAAACCTTGAGGAGAAGATGTCACAGGAGCCCAAGGCTTCACAAGTTAGTTGATGAAACCTATAAATAGGCCACTTTACTtctctttaatattttttttttgtggaagACAATTATTATGTTTCCAGTTAGGATATCTTACTGACAGAGACAGTAATATATGTTTCTGGTTTAATTAGGCGCATTAGGGTCTCAGTTCATTGGGATGGTTAGTAGAAACCCGTTACTTTTATTTTCTTCCTTAGTGCTTTGACACACCTTTATTTCTAACTTGTGACACACTATTCATTTACCGTACCATTTGGTGATTTAATCGATACTTTATATCAATGTTTGGCTATTTCTATTATTAGTGTTGTGAATCACTTGATTCTGCTCTGCTACTGTATTTTTCTTTCCATAAATTGGTTCCTAGTACTTACTATTATCGGCAAAATGTACAACAGATATGAAAGTGTTGAATATTAAATCTGTTTTATTATGTAACTTTACTTTATGACAGTTCACAACAAAAATTGGATTATATTACATGATTGATTAAAGAAATTCTCTTTGGGACGAGCAAGGTGTATTGAAAAGTTGTACTCCCTCAAGTTTCTAGTGACAATCCATTGCTTATATTTACTCCAAATAGTCTTGGCAAACGAAGATTAAGATGAGATTCAACATTTTTAAACTACGAAACACTCTATTTCTATTTCGGTTGTAAGTGTAACTAACCCGCTATGAAAAATATGAccgaaagaaaaagtaaaaaaagagCTCCACTATTGGGACAGAACAAGCAGAAGTCAAGATGAAAGGCCCGAGTTATTTACAGGACTTACAGAAATGAGTGGTTTCTGCAATTTATTGCCATCAATGGCAGATTCAGATTTGCCATTCTAATGCACCAGGATGCTATTTGGGATCACTAGTGGTATTGGTTATGTATAACTTCTTACattcaaattatttacttaatttatttaaatatcaacTTGTCCAAAGAGTAGACAGGCACAAAATTTACAGCGGATTTTATGCaattgtatataaaaaaaatccccTTTTGTGCACTTTACTTAACATATCATAGAAACCACGTTCTTACCAAGTCGCATGCCAGCACTTAATTATCAGAGACAGGAAATAGGCTGATTTTGAAATTGAACTTTATACAAGTCAacaattgatttttattttccaTTGTCATCTTCAGAGTGTAGGAGCCCTGTAAATTAGGAAACAATTTCAGCCCATGGTACACACCAGAGAAATTAGTAATTGGTCATATTCTCTTATATTTTACCACAACTTTAACTTCCAAATTTTATTTAACAATGCAATGCAGGTTACAAAATGTAAACCTCAAATCAGAGACATgcatgtatatgtgtatgtgtatgtgtaaatCCAAGATAAACAACTTCACATGATAACCACACTTGATACATTTTAAATGCCCCGAGCATCTCTTTCTAGTCCCTCGAAATTTTGTTTCATGCAAAAATGTCAGAATTGTTTTAAGATGTGTTCTATTGGCTTGTTACAACTTACAACCACTTGGGTAGAATCAACTCCAAAAAGACTAATCTATGAGAGAAGGGTACAAGACCATCAGATGAGGCTGCCTGATCTAAGTGATTATAAACCTCCAACCATACCAATTGTTACAATTTCTTGACTAGAACTCACTCCTAAAAGACTAGCCTATGCGAGGAGGATACCCAAGTGTTCATAAACTACCATCAATTTCATACGCATTCAACAAGGGATCCAAATAGTGTTCTATtggtttcattttaatttttcaggCCTGTTTATAAGCAATTGAACTCATGAATCTATAATAACATGCTACCAGAGGTTCCACAACTATTTATGTATTCACATCTGTTTCACTATTTTAGCATTTTCATTTAAATTGCAAATGTTAACACCCTATAATTGGTTTCGGTCATTAAGAAACCCCCCCTTTATGGTCTGAAAGGATTTTAGTATTTACTGCATTGGCTTTATTTACACCAGTAGGCTTTCCGTCATCAAAACAAAATTTTTGGTTGGTTTCGGCTCACCTTCTGAGGatgaaaaataatatgaaatggGAGTTTTTCGGTTGAATATAGGACAGGATTTCATTGTTTTTTAAACTACCTAAGatttttatctttcttttatAGTTTGAAATATGTTTGAGTAACAATCTTTATCCTAGATTAAGATTCAACAATTAATAACTAACCCCTTTCAGCAACCACAgctcttattaattttttttatttgatcacATAGAAAACAAGATTGAGCAAAATATTTCAGTGTAAAACAGCAGGATTAAACTACCTGTATTAGTTATTTAAGCCTAGTGAAACTTACAGGTGGAGCAAATCCAGGTAAAGTTTGAGAGTGGGAGAGCACAAAGTTTCCAGCTGCAATAGGACAGGAAATCTCCTCGCACAGATTGTGGGTTTCTGTATGTACTTGCAGTCCAAAATAAGAAACTTTGATCACTACTTTTCCCCCAGGGATATCTTGACCTGAATGCAATTACAGTGTAAATTAGATAGCATGCCCAAGGTTAtctctagaaattactatcacAAAAGGCAGCTCTACTCTATAATATGTAATGATTTGACCATGACTAAAACTCTGAAATCCCCTATTTTATCGTGAGTATTTTCATCTCAGTTCAGTAGTCCAAGCCACAAAAAATGGAAACTTAGGCTTTAAGAACAAACACAGTGATTTGCATCAAGTATGAATACTTAGGTCCTTCTCAGTTTTCTGTCTTTAGAGTGCAGACCATAACCAAAAGAACGCCTACATATACCAACAACAAACGAACACACACACTGACTGTAAATGAACTACAAAACATTGAGAGTCGAACTTTAATTCTTTTCATTAATCAAATGCTCAAATGCCCAACTCCATACTCAATTTAGCACCCTCTTTCAAGTTGATGTAAATGAGGGTAGGAGGAACTTGGACAAACCTTCAAAAGAGAGCAGTTAGTGAATAGGGAAACCTGATTATTGCTATCTCTTTTGAGCATGTCCTGAGCCATTACCCTCCACAACCGTTCTAAACTAGTCAACAATGTAAAGCTCACACCCTTTAATTGTTTTTTCATTTGCAACATGCAGTCATAAAAGAAAGCAATTAGTCTTATTTCATGCTGCACTCTCATACTTGTATACAGTTCACAAAACTAACCCGAGGTTTTAAGGCAATTCGAATGGCGAAAAACGGTAACCTCAAGTTTTGCAGGCTGATGTTTACttcttttatataattaaaatagaaaagcTAGATGCAATTAACACCAGAATCAGGATCAAACTAGATACAGTAAATAATGATGAAAGAagctaaaacaattaattatcTAACCCTAAATGCAAACCCCACTtcattacatatttatatatatacattttcttattattagaTTCCAGACCCAACCAATGCTGAGATTATGGCAACTCCCAAGAATTAGTAGCAATGCAAAAATTTGAACTTTTCAATTTCTGTGTTATGTAAACATGCTTTAAGCAGATAAAGAATGTAGAACACAAAGCATAAACTAAATCGAAGCATTTGATCAATGGTTTTCACCTGTTGAGGCTGATATAATGAAGCTAACTGGCTTGCCTATTATCACAGGATCAGGGGAAATCTCTACTCCATGGACCTTAATAGCATAGTCAATTTTATTATCTGCAATTTTAAATTACAATtccaagaagaaaaataattaaatatacaaatttatcgaatgttttacaaaaacagcTATTCTATTCAAGAAGGTTATTAcactctcacacacacacacacataaatGAAGATTGAAAAGAGAAATACCACAGTGTTTGACATCGGTAGCTGTAATTGGATGAAAAATCAGCAAAAGAGTGGGGCAGAGCACAACAAAGGTGAGGTTAAAATTCTTCAAGCGAAACAGTGAAGCCATGAGTGAACTTATAGTCCCAATCCCACTCTCCTAGACCAAACAAGCAACATATAagccataataataataataataataataataataataataatttaatgggAAAATCATTAATtcacattaattttttatttactttttaaaatatatatttttaaaaacttcTACGTGCAcattatatttttagtatttttgttataaaataatataaaatagagaaataaataaagaaagagagaaatcaAAGAGAAtaagaaagtgaatgagaatttttttAGTAGTCTATTCCAATAAGTTAAACCCATAaaggaataaaaaattaagtgaatgacataaaaggaaatacaaaagaagagaaattaaagagaatgaGAATTTTTTAGTAGTCTATTCCAATAGGTTAAACtcctttttatataaaaatatggaataaaaaattaagtgaaTGAAATAAAAGGAAATACAATAGTATTTATGGTAATAAATGATTTGTGTGATTTGAAtatccatatatataatattttacagAATAATTAGCATATTTGCTCCCTGAACTTTCGGTACTACTTAGTTTTGTCCCTTAAAATATACGGcatgttaaaaattctccttaaaatataacatttacATAATTATGCCAATTCTGTTAAGTTCTGTAATctttaccgttaaaaattagcatttttactCTCTAAACTTTGATTAATATGAAATTTTGCcccttttatttaaaaaaataattttaaaaattataatattctattaatttaaaaaaaaataaaaattattaaaaaactgacaaaaatattaaattaattaaaaaatattaattttacttaaaaaaaattatattattcttaaaaaatatttttaaactttattttatttataaacacgtatcttaaaaaatcaaacaaaaattattgacaatctaataaattatttaaataaactaagattttttgaagaataaaaaatcaaacttatttatatttataaattcatatcttaataaataaagaaaaataattaaaaattcaataaaaatataaaattattttgaaaaaaaaaactataagttaaactaaaaaatgtcatgtttacttaaacaaacctacatttttagaaaaataaaatatagtcaacaaaaattaatttttataaaaattaaatttttttagttttttaaatatctaaatgaatttttaaataaaaaataaataattttttaaatggcttaattagttttaaaattttgtttattttttaattttcttaatcattcaAATAACCTTTTCTTAAGATCTACGTTAATTTTTTgagatttactaaaaaaatgttgaatttttttcatttttattctgAGGGGGTACAATTTGATAGTTGTCGAAGTTTAGGGGGCAAAGTTGCTAATTTTAAAAGACACGTCAGTATTTAAACGGAACAATGAGACGGAACCTaacagaaggactaaatttTTGTATGTTTAAAAGTTCAAGGGGGATTCTTAACAAGTTGTATATTTTAAGGGCCAAAATCAATATTGTCGAAAGTTCAGGAGGAGAAATtgctaattattctattttataaTACTCTCCCTTGAATATTCAATATAACTGTCTCATTAAAAATTTTGCTAGAAAACTTAATAGGATAAAAACTCGGTTAAGAAAAAAAAGTGTAGTATAAATTAACTCCCCTTTATTTAGGCATTCGTAGAAATATTCTCATCAATGAATCCCAATCTTATGAACTATCTTCTCGAATAtgttgacacttgattgaatatgttggaTATCAATATGCATTCTCTTGAAAtgtattaagaaaaatttagtGAAAATATCTTTGGTTCTATCTCCTTTATTATAGTTTTAGTTGAGCAATGCATTTCACcttatcttcatagagaattgCTAATGTTGATATTAGGGGTATTCATCAAACCGCTTAAATTGCCCGCACCacaccgcaccgcaaaaaaaatgtggtttgaaattctttgcggtgcagtcgcggtttgaatttttcttaaacTGCGCAGTGCGGTGCAATTTGCGGTTtcgaattgttaatatgcggttcaaaccgcaccgcactttataaaaataccaatttttatatttatttaggtccaatatgtgaatgtccaacccaaagcccactaattattgtattgttaaaacttaattttttttttcatatttattttcaagtcttatggtatttttgacaagtgttacttaaactttgttgtatttgtgatagtttaattatttggtgatagtccaaaccgcaAAAACTGCACTGCACCGCACCATTTTTTACGGTGCGGGTTTTGCAGTTTTTaatttcgcggtgcgggtgcaatttgaaaaattagaaaaatcgcATGTGCAAATTGGTTTGAAAAAAAGGTCAAAAATGCACCACCCGCACCACGAATACCCCGTGTTGATATATGTTTTTTCGAATATATTATCGCAATGATCTCACttccacacattctctacttgttTCATAAAGTACAAGTATATTAGTATGATTTAAAGTTGTCTCGTTAAAAAGCTTGTTAGGAAAACccagtagaaaaaaaaaacctgagTTATGAAAAAAAGTGCAAGACATATTAtgtcatattcataattatttgcaagttgcctcatTAAAAATCTTATTAGGAAAATCCAGTGGGACAAACCTGAGCTAAGagaaaagagtgcaacatgcaTATGTCCCCCCCTCATGTACATATGATCCACAATTATTTTGGCGTTAATATacctcataagattattgttatcacttttaaaatatcaccatatattaTCTATGACCATATATTTACTATAACTCTTCTAGAATATGTGTGGACCTCTAAATTATGGATGAGGGGTTCCTAGAACATCAATATTCATCCAACTTATTGAATCATTCATGCATatgtatatacaatatttttcaTTCGGAATTTTGAAATAAGTAATATGAACATAaaacattaatgataatataaatttttatttacgaTAAtaatggtactccaagaccatatatttatttcattcttattgtatgattaaattttcatatcaaattatcatatatctataattcttgatgcaTATGAAGTATTTCAGGACTTCTCTATTACTTATGAACAAactatatacattaaatattttttaatatacaaaaagaaataaaagtttattCTTcagtcatttataatataataaaaaactcttcaagaacctatcacaacgtataatttgtgaatttatattgtatAGACAAtcatacatatttttcaaataataatttacttacatatctttaaatcatacaaagATATTTGTCATATAGTGAGTGCGACTttaaatttatatcacttaagataTGTATTAATTTCTTCTAGAATTagttgggaaatttgaattaataTTCAACATTTGGGAAAAATTCGTACACTAAACCTAAATATATCAAAATTAGTTAGATAGGCCACTTTTTCATCAAATCCAAAAACACccctcctctctctcttcctctattCTCTTTGTTTCTCTCACTCTCTTCTTCTCACGCACACAAAGACCCTAGCAACCCACGACTACCAACCACCGCGCCTTTAACCGAAAACCACCAACCCACCGACAACTACCAATCCAAGACCCAACATCTTCGAACCATGACCACCGTGCCATGACTGTAAGTTttctatttcattttatttatatgcTGTGTGATTTAGGGTTGAAatgtatgattt from Cannabis sativa cultivar Pink pepper isolate KNU-18-1 chromosome 2, ASM2916894v1, whole genome shotgun sequence encodes:
- the LOC115720690 gene encoding uncharacterized protein LOC115720690; the encoded protein is MASLFRLKNFNLTFVVLCPTLLLIFHPITATDVKHCDNKIDYAIKVHGVEISPDPVIIGKPVSFIISASTGQDIPGGKVVIKVSYFGLQVHTETHNLCEEISCPIAAGNFVLSHSQTLPGFAPPGSYTLKMTMENKNQLLTCIKFNFKISLFPVSDN